The sequence GCTGGTGTTGGCCCTCCAATTATGTCGATAATTTTGTTGCGTGGGACATGTGTATGTTAAAGGGCTGAAATGgataaaagcaaatattttggcCTTCACACAAACTCTCCGATATCCAAGCAGTGGCGTGTTTGTAATGTTTAGCTTTTTCTTCTAGGTTGCAGATGCTGCCAAAAATACCGAAATCTGCGATAAATTGATGagcaaatatgatatatatgttcAAGCCATTAACTATCCCACCGTTCCACGTGGAGAAGAACTTTTAAGGATTGCACCCACCCCTCACCACAACCCTCAAATGATGGCCTATTTCCTGGGTAAGATTTCTTTCTGAGCATTAAAACTGATTGTGGTTTGATTCTGTAGCCATTTTCAGTAAATCAGACACATAGACCTATGGGAACTGTTCATTTTTGGTAATTCCCCAAATGTAGAAAAAGGGCAGTTTTCTTGCAggggttggttttttttgtagtcaATCAACATCTAGAAGCTTAAACCATTTATTTACCCTTAAACCTGTACTCTGTCATCACTGTATATTATGACGGTTCAACACTGGTGAGCACCTGCTGCAAgaagaacttggctggccctgtacgATCTATACTTAAATCTCCAAGGCTTCTCCAAGGTCTATTAACCTTTGAACTAtacttcttgctggagaaacctgcctgtgttggtccttcataatgaatagtccACCaagggagctgaaaccacagcCCTCCCTGTTGTGTTTACACCTGATTGTGTAAGCATGATAACGGATCTGGCTTCCTCATTCCTAAACTGTCGGCGAATGAACCACAAATGCTTTTTGCAATCGTCTGTTTCTCCAGAATACTTCCTGTCCCTAAACGTCCCATGATAGCAATCTAGGTCTGATACAGCCCTTCAACTCGCGTATGTTGATGTACTGCTTTTGTTCACTATACTAACGTTTTAAAATATCTATCTTCATGCAGAGAAGCTCCTGATCACCTGGAAGGAGGTCGGCTTGGAATTAAAACCTCATTCTACCGCAGAATGTAACTTCTGCAGACAGCCGCTGCACTTTGAGGTTATGACCGAAAGGGAGAAATCCTATTTCTCGGGTTTAAGTAAAGTGGTATCTGCACGTGCCTGACGATACCTAGATTTTAattagtcaaaaaaaaaaaagaatgtattcACACATTTATATAGTACAAAAGCAGATGGGCTACGTAATTTCACTTTACGCTTTCTgtggagatattattattattattatcgtatCTTTCATTCTAAATGTTGTATTAGAAAACCACTATTTGTCAATAAACCCGGTCGCTCTAGTCTTATGGttgtattcttttaaataaacatttcacaGATGAAGCATTGGTTTAAAAAGGGAAACGGCCCCCCATGAGGTGTTTAGGGGCTGTTGTCCggtgtataaataaatactatgtTCTCCATGTCATCCACATTATTAATTGGCCAGTATGTTATATCTGGCTGTTTGCAATGTACAACTACATAGGTAAGGGGAATTCTTGACTATATTCAGATTACCTTAGGTtaggtggttttaaaaaaaaagctttaatggCACCTTCCGTGAATacatgtttaaagggacactccagccatcctaTATACTGTTAATGCCTATGAAATCTGAGAAATCATGAGGGGATTattcatttgcccctttgcccaccCCCTTCTATTTTTTGTGCACATGATAAACTTCTGGCCGGTCAGTCCCAGCGCTGGCTTGGTAAGCACTTTGGGAGGGGGTCCATTCAGGACCCCTTGCGGAAAGTATTTCAATTGCGTTTACTGGCTGCTCTTTCCtgccaatgattggctgcttgaagcagccaatccgtGGCAAGACATGTCAAACAATGGAGTAgaacagctgcagcttctacctcccGTAAGTACTGACAAAATACTTTGATATGCAAATAACATCTACGCTGGTACTTCATTGAACACGATCCTGCCATGCTACTAGTCTGGTCCCGTGTCACAGAATATGAACATAGAATACGACCCAAACCAAAGATTTCCTGAGGATTGTTGGGTTCACAGCTACACGGCATGAGATGTACTCTTCTTAAGTGCGTGTTCAGTCAACctgtatgtatttaaaacagCTCCGTTTATTAAACATATGTGTTACATGCAGTGGTTTGTAAATCGTAGGGAGGTTAACTATGGCGTTCACAGTATAGCTCATGAGTGTTATAAAACCGAAAGGTAATTCCAAGCATTTTAATCCTTCAAGTGTTCTTAACACTAATCCCAGCCGGAGTATATGATTGCATGGTTCCCACACCCCGTTCCCATGGAATATAATCCACGAGATTTCTGTACGATTGTATTTCAGTCTCATGAGTCAATTATTAGGGTTACAAGGTTTGCTGCTAACCTTATTAATATTCTACACTTGGCGATGCATACATCTTTCGCTAAATCTATTAATTACATATTGAAACCGTATCGTATACGGAATTTTAGACAAAAattggaatttatttttttcagtttttgtagGTAGGATCAATGGGGCAAACTGCCACCTACTGGCCAAAAGTGATATAGACTGCTGAAATACTGCGGGCATCTGAAGGAGACTCCTAGAAGGCCTTGAGAgtttattaaacatattgttCTAAAATTATGTTTTCGTACCCAAAGTTAATGGCTGCCATTCCAGGCTTTTGTTTCAAAGAGCGTTGCTAGGGTTTTACCGAGGCTTTTTATGTAACTTTGTtagaataatgtttttatttttacacaattcAGTGTGAGAACAgattttctgctgtttatatacacattattgtgactttttagGGATGTATTATCACTGTGATACTCTCATACCTTGTTTTGAGAGCTTTGGGTTATAAAGAGGGACTTCCCCTCTGGAGCAGGCatagttgggaggtatgaaatttgtaaaaatatatatatatcatccaaTCTTTTGTCTTCTGTTCACTGATGGCCATTAATAAGAAATTAGAATAAAGCATagtgaaaaacaaacattactGCAGTTACAAATCCATGAAAATGATGGATAACATAACCTGGAAATCTTATATTAGATGTACTCTTGCTGCCCAACTCAAAGATGGCCTCTCTATATGTAGCGTTGGCAGTGCCCGGTTCAAAGATGGCTCCTGTTGCGTCATGACTACGCGACCATGCGCCTTGCCCGAATCAAAGATGTCGCTCAGTGTATCACTACCGGGGCTGAGCTGGTAATGTCACCGGCTTCACACGCCCAGTAGGCGGCTCCACAGTGCTCATTCACCTCCTTCCCCTTACAGTCCAGCTGATACCGTGCGAAGACGGGCAGATAATGGCCAGCCAGGAGGACCCCGTGCAGAGGGAGATCCATCAGGACTGGGCCAACCGGGAGTACATCGAGGTGATCACCAGCAGCATTAAGAAGATCGCCGATTTCCTCAACTCCTTCGGTGAGGATGGCGTGAAATCAGGGTGGGAGGGGCCGGGGTGATAGTGTAAATAGCAGGATGTGGGGCCTATAGGGTGTGCAGTCGCAGAGGAAGCAGGAACCGTGTTATGGCTTTGGAATGAAACATTGTAACATTACCGAGGGAATGGCAGCCGCTCTATAGGGGAGTCTATAGGACTGTAGCGCAGCCAATAGGTTTGCATTTtgtctgtgtatgtgttacAAATAAAACTGATTGAAACGAGCACAAGAGCTGACACTCACTGGCTATAGTGGTTAAAGCGGCAGTAAACGTGCTGCCCAAACCGCCAGTGACTGCTTAGCAGGTATTTAGTGTTTTAGTAGAATTAGTCGCCTCCTCCATCGTGTTTTAGACCTGCCGTTTAGTGATGTACAATAATTTGGCGTACTGAGAATGTGAATATATGTGACGTGTCCCCATACTCTTTGGggcttatttactaaagggagagttggatATCATCTCTGTGATATCACGTAACGTGGGAAGAGCTGGgacggccctgtataatgtataggtaaatcagtgagaaGTAGGCGCACCCGTGaaattatactttatacagggccagctcagcccttcacaCCGACGAAACCTGCCCGCTACGGCCCTTCTTAATGACACAACTCTCCCTTCAGCGAATAGATCCTTTTTTCATCCTCCAAAACATCAGATATCCATAAAGCACAAATGCCTCTGTCATAGATACCCGTTTTATTTGAATAATCAGCTTCCTAGGTACCTAATCATTCTGCTAACATCCAGAGTCGCTTCTTACTGTATGCTGCGGGTTATCCAACAGTACCGGTCacaggtttggggtcacttagctggtttcctggaaaacaaggaaacatTTCAAGCTGCAACATAATTACAAAGCTATTCCATTAAAATTAgcctttccagctacaatagtcatttacaacattaacccctggTATTTTGaacccatttcatttttttaactccttaaaACCTTCACGACGTTCTATGAGCGTACCCTCACACCGGAGGCCGTAACCGGGAATCGCCATTCATGATCCCCACGGCGGAAGTCTTGTGTGATCACGCGTGACTTCCATTAGGAcgggaaaaattaaaaaaggagaaTCATGGTTACGGAAACATGCTGAAAAAGTCTAAGAATTTTGGGCACAGAACACCCTCAGTAAAGAAAGTGTTACTGGccaaaatttgtgttttttattgttattattattattattattctggaaatttctaagtgaccccagacTTTTGAACTGTAGTGTATATTGCggtgaataaatatttcacatgCCGAGTCAGAGCTCGATTTAAATAGTGGTTATTTTCAGCACTGAACTGAAGGGACAGCACCAACcgcaaataaaatgttattatttattgggtaACTTCATTTATAGCTGCGTGCACCCCCCCTGCTACCCGGCGATCTTCCGGGTCTGAGATATGCTCAGCCAAACACTACCCCTGCCTGTGATATACTCGGCTCTAGCAGCGCTGCAGACAGGGGTCTGCATTATCCCAGACCCCCATATACTTCATGGTTATCACTTCCATTGATTTCCGCTTTCCTGGCACTAACTGGCTGCTTCAAACCGCCCCCCACCAAGTATACTTCATATTAATCAACTGCAGCACTGGCCTAGAGAACATTCTTGGAGGGGGTTGTCTAACAAGACCCCCCATGCAGAAAGTGCTCCTATTTACTGAACTGATTGGCTGCCAATCAGGGTACAAAACACCGGACCATGGAGGCGGCATTCTGTTGTagctctgctgctgcagctttTCCCTAAGGTAagtattttccttctttttttgtgCCGGTTAAATGAATGCAGATCAAATCAGCCAAAAACTACTTTCATATACATTCCTTGCTCAGGGGGCTTCCTGGGACACTGGAGGGTCTGTTtattacaatgcattttaatctATACTTCCCTAAAATGTTCCTATCCCTTCTGAgtctaaaaatgttatatatgtgtgctgtACTTCCTTTAAGATATGTCCTGTCGTTCACGGTTGGCAACCTTAAATGAAAAGCTGACAGCCTTGGAAAGACGAATCGAGTACATAGAAGCAAGGGTATGTCATGAATTTTTATCtctttaatatctttttttatataaaaatattttctgttaaacTGTAGCTATTGGATGATCGGACTGGTAGTCTTCATAAGACTACACACCTGGAAGCTTCATCTAACTGTTGCTGATTGATGTTGTGTTCCAGTCTGGTGTATCTACTCCCACAAGTGACTTCTATTTCCCCATCTGCCATCCAGGGGGCTTTTCTTTTGGAGCGACCTCTCCGGACCAGGAACCTGTGTAATTTTATAACGCTTGAGCTGGTCTCGAGCCAATTTTATTGATCATAATAAGTCATATTCTGATGTTTAACTTTGATACGCCATCCCTGTGCCATGTAGTCTTTTCTGCTCTTCTTCCATGTGGCCACCCAAGTCTTATGAAGACTACCAGTCCTATCATCCAACAGCATTGTGgaaaaaaatccacaataaTATCTTCAGTTTTCAACTACACCAAATCTAATAAACCGTTGCTTTAACCTATATATAGTTGAACCACTGCCCTCTCATCTTATTCCTCACATGATAATTGCatgttttttgccattttacatttattttgttttttttaacacagttCCTTTCTCTACTTTGCTGCATGATTTGAAGTTTCTTTTTTAGACCTTTTTACTTAAGCGATCCCGTATTTCATTGGCATTTCATTATCAAGAGACACCGAATTCTGCATCTCAATGTCTTTCTTTATGGTCTAGGATAATGCTCATTTAATAATCACATTAAATTACCagtatatattgcatttttttaaaaaaatagggatATAAATAAGGGATATTATCATGTAAATAGAACTGAAACTAATGAACTTCTATGTTATGAACGTATCTTGACTTTGTTCTTGATATGGAAAAGGTATGGATGCGCCATATGGTTCGGAGTCCCTGGTTTATCTtgggattttttgttttattttctttttaccttTGAATTTAAGACCAGGCAAGGACTTCTTAGACTATGTCACTGTATCTGCTAGGCTATGTCCAATAGAATTCAGTCATTTATTCCATAATCTAGCCAGGAAGAGACAGTTGTCTTTTCGCTGAAGTTAACTCAACTAAACCACCTCGAACAGCAGTGTGTCGAGTCAAGGAAGTTGAGAAGGACATTGTGGTTCTTCTGTCAAATTGAAATGAACTACTGTCTCATGCAAGCGTGTCATCCAGTCTGGCCATGCTTTTGGATTTGATGGAGTTCTGGGTCACCTTGTGTTCTCCTGGGAAGTTGAGTTGTAGTTTGCAAGTTGACTCGCACTTGACTGTATCTGAATTTGCAGGTTTCTTTGCTCCATTACAACTTTACTTGGGTCACTTCTGAACATCTCACACTTGTTTAAGTTGACATTCCTGAAGTAGGTTATTCTGGTTCAAGTGTCACAGGCTTACCTCAcaaaccctcattcactcaacaTGTAGCGAGTGTAATCCCAGAGTATGTACACAAGAGCACATGGAGATACCTGAACCGCCTGATGAGCTGTCACAGGGCAGCGGCCAGTTGAGAATCCAAACAGAGCCCCGTTAGAAGCTCCAGTTTGCCTCCCTGATCTCCAAAACAACAGATTTAACTGCTCCGTCAAGCTGAGGATCAGTAACCACTGACTAAAATTATACCGTGCAATTCCATCCAAAAGCCCTAAGtactgtattatttataacaggaAGAACCTTTACCTAgatttggctctgcttgtgcCTCCCACCTCTTAATATTtaccaaacataaaaaatgctgCTTGCAAATATTGTTTGCTTTTAACAGTTGATGTCACAGTTGGGTGCATTCTCTAATCGAAGGAGACTTGACTGTTTCAGCTCCTGTTATTGCTGTGTATTATACAGAGACAACCGGAGAAGCCCAGCTAGTTTGGCCTTTTTAACACCGTGACATCAGAATAGggaacataattattttttcgaCTGTGAAAAATCAGACCGTTTGGCCCCTTGATACAAGGAAACAAGACATAAAAGAACAGACGTTAGACATTGGTGCCAGCCGCGTGAATCACTTTAGAAAGGCGTCCTTTACTATATTGCAATGTATTATTTGCATAATAATTTCCCttttaaagtataaaaatgactAGGCCTAGGCAGATATCTGTATGATCTTTCTGAGGATATAATCTTCTTTGCATGTACGAATAGTTGTTGGTGTTTCACAGAACTGCCCTCAGACTCTTACATTcttttcctctttattttatGCTTTCCCTCTGGAATGGTGACTTGCAGAATAATTGTTGTGCTGCATGAGTGTTATAtgcatgatgtcatattaaATCTGCTAAGAAGACATGTTGCCAGCTAAGGCCTGAGTCCTTTCAAGTTGTATTATAAGTGTTGTAAACCGTAGGGTTTGTCCATTAAACTTTGATTGTACGCTAACACGTTGTGATCTAGCCTTCATTTATCCTATGAATATAGTACCTGTCCAAACTCTCTTCTTCTGGTTTACGTTTTCATCTCCATTTTTAAAGTATCTATGTGACATAACCTGACTTTAGAGGGTAAATAACACGACCTATACATCACGCTGGTCTCTTTGGTAGGTGTGTGAGCCGACACATGGGGTCTGGTGGGACGCAGACATGGGCGGTATGACCAGCATGGTCCTCGTAGCATAGATCAGTAAGGTTTGGGTGATGTAAGATCTTTGGAAAATGAGGGTtacctttttactatttctaCTGACAAAGTATCACTCtatgaagaagaaaatgaataagGTAATGATTTGTATTCATTGGGGTCTATTGACTAaagcaggggtaggcaaccttcggctctccagatgttgtgaactacatttcccttgatgctttgccagcagtatggctgtaagagcattatgggagatgtagtccacaacatcaggagagctgcagattgcctacccctggacTAAAGGAAACATCGGTAGGGGATCTTGTAAGAGAGACACGGTTCCAGCTTCTTGagttcactattcattatggatgccaaaccccagtgagcttctgctgcaggaagatctCGGCTGGCCCTGGGCAATACATAGTTAATGTGTCTCCTCACCTATTAaattgctggagaaacctgctctccctttggtgaatagaccccatttGCCATTAATTTCTGCATTCTGTGTATTGCCGGTATAAAAGAAATGTAGATCCCAGCTTTTCAGGGACAGCGGCTCTCTGTTCTGTTCTACAGTCTTGGATATCTATTGATTCAGATCCTACGCCTGTGCGTCTTAGGATGACGGATAACTACGGTTGTGTATTTTCACATTACATCGGTTGTTTTTTGAATATTGTATGGTTTCCCTCTTATGTGTTTggtatagggctgcaactaacgattattttattaatcgattaatcggccgattattttttcggttaatcgattaatcggataaaaaaaatatttaataaaatgccctgcacccacccacactctgccccatcagtttcccacccggcaatctctctctctctctctctctctctctctctctctctctctctctctctctctctctctctctctctctctctctctctctctctctctctctcctaccgAATCCTTCCACTTACAACGTGcaaccgcaaaactttattcaaatcttcatcgtacacacgcgtcacatccgtcattacgtaacgtcaagcagacggacactacagagctctgcagcagaaacgggggaacgccggcggaggtaagtgaaaggagccgagcgctccaacgacgaatcgataacggaaatcgtcgacaacgattcccgttatcgattattatcgattttatcgatgcgttgtttcaggtctagtTTGGTACATCACTTTACTAGCCTTTTTTCAATGATCAGTGAAGGGAACACAATTTGCTTCTCTGGCTTgcgttaaaataaaaacatcattgGGAAATACCGCTTGTTCGCTTACCTGGTGGCTGCCGAGTCACATTTATCAGCTGGCAATGTTGGTACTTCAGCAAAGGCTCTTTAGCAGCTGCCC is a genomic window of Spea bombifrons isolate aSpeBom1 chromosome 6, aSpeBom1.2.pri, whole genome shotgun sequence containing:
- the BRK1 gene encoding protein BRICK1, which produces MASQEDPVQREIHQDWANREYIEVITSSIKKIADFLNSFDMSCRSRLATLNEKLTALERRIEYIEARVTKGETLT